In Fusarium oxysporum f. sp. lycopersici 4287 chromosome 4, whole genome shotgun sequence, a genomic segment contains:
- a CDS encoding origin recognition complex subunit 2 — MPPKKAVPQPDTQQDLPRSLRKRGHQDLEPIPESDLETSPVKRQRSAAHHSPKATTGTNGHTEGIHRDVIGDSDASSSESLSRVDPDETPKPAPKRRGRPPKKAVNGETPTPKANRTALFETPNKKTPIALNGATPGGADRSAKRKSTRALIEHVVGDDLTDEEEYDGLAQQIYESSEDEALEGDIAISTEASGVDEAATPSKSTPRRKAQRKAPARSPTPPRDLPPHELYFAHNKPGRAKTSNNTLGSLVLLTHDEYFTIMRETQDHHEADIEFLESLHAESFPQWAFELSQGFSLCLYGYGSKRRLLHKLADHLYSSIRKEKGDKIVIINGYAHNTTMREVLSTIGAAVDPSHRIPLTQPAVMVPAILSHLATTSSTLTLVVNSIDAAPLRKSGSQSALAQLAAHPQIRLVCSADTPDFALLWDIGVRSAFNMVFHDCTTFAPYGAELNVVDEVHELLGRNAHRVNGREGVAFVLRSLPENAKNLFRLLVGEVLIAIEEEGDSGDEPTGVEYRMVYNKAVEEFICSSEMAFRTLLKEFHDHQIITSMKDALGTELLSLPFRKDELEAILEDLMS, encoded by the exons ATGCCTCCAAAAAAGGCAGTACCTCAGCCTGATACTCAACAAGATCTTCCAAGATCCTTACGAAAACGAGGGCACCAAGATCTCGAACCCATTCCCGAAAGCGACCTCGAAACATCACCAGTAAAGCGACAACGAAGTGCAGCTCATCATTCGCCCAAAGCCACCACCGGAACGAATGGTCATACAGAAGGAATCCACCGAGATGTGATAGGAGACAGTGATGCAAGTTCATCCGAATCATTATCAAGAGTCGACCCAGATGAAACCCCTAAACCTGCACCAAAACGACGAGGGAGACCACCAAAGAAGGCTGTGAATGGCGAAACTCCCACACCGAAAGCAAACCGTACTGCTCTTTTTGAAACGCCAAACAAGAAAACGCCCATTGCTCTGAATGGAGCAACACCTGGAGGAGCAGATAGATCTGCCAAGCGAAAGAGTACGAGAGCTCTCATAGAACATGTTGTTGGCGACGACCTTACGGATGAGGAGGAATACGATGGTCTTGCGCAGCAAATCTACGAATCTAGTGAAGACGAAGCGCTCGAGGGCGACATTGCCATTTCCACAGAAGCATCAGGTGTAGATGAAGCTGCGACACCTTCGAAATCGACACCTCGCCGAAAAGCTCAGCGGAAAGCACCAGCTCGGTCTCCGACTCCTCCTCGCGACTTGCCTCCTCACGAATTATACTTTGCGCACAACAAACCTGGGCGGGCGAAGACTTCGAATAATACTCTGGGATCACTCGTCCTACTTACACACGACGAATACTTTACTATTATGCGGGAAACTCAGGATCACCATGAGGCCGATATCGAATTTTTGGAGAGTCTACATGCCGAATCATTCCCGCAATGGGCGTTTGAGTTATCGCAAGGGTTCAGTTTGTGTCTATATGGTTATGGCTCGAAGCGACGTCTCCTGCATAAGCTTGCCGATCACTTGTACTCTTCCATTAGGAAGGAGAAGGGGGACAAGATTGTTATAATCAATGGTTACGCCCACAACACCACTATGCGCGAGGTGTTGAGCACAATTGGTGCGGCTGTTGATCCAAGTCACCGCATTCCTCTAACGCAACCTGCCGTCATGGTCCCTGCCATTCTATCACACCTCGCCACAACGTCTTCAACATTGACTCTTGTTGTTAACTCAATCGATGCAGCGCCTCTTCGTAAATCCGGTTCGCAGTCTGCTCTAGCGCAACTCGCGGCGCATCCTCAAATACGGTTGGTGTGCTCAGCTGATACACCAGACTTTGCACTACTATGGGACATAGGTGTGCGATCTGCGTTTAATATGGTGTTCCACGACTGCACGACCTTTGCCCCATATGGTGCCGAGCTGAATGTTGTGGATGAGGTACACGAGCTTCTCGGGAGGAATGCTCACCGAGTCAATGGTAGAGAAGGTGTTGCGTTTGTTTTACGAAGTTTGCCCGAGAACGCCAAGAATTTGTTCCGCCTCTTGGTGGGCGAGGTGCTCATTGctattgaggaggagggcgaCAGCGGCGATGAGCCAACTGGTGTTGAGTATCGAATGGTGTACAACAAGGCCGTGGAAGAGTTCATCTGCAGTTCCGAGATGGCTTTCCGAACCTTGCTGAAAGA ATTTCATGACCATCAAATAATCACGAGTATGAAGGACGCTCTAGGAACAGAGTTGCTGAGCTTGCCGTTTAGAAAAGACGAGCTAGAGGCAATCCTGGAGGATCTCATGTCATAA
- a CDS encoding HAD superfamily (subfamily IIIA) phosphatase, with protein sequence MLNLNLSASLNITRLIFKPSLCLPHHTVSTFNDLPIPLEKGLQKDGRKVEIKAVVLDKDDCFAYPDSIEVYDSYKTHFEKLRLAYPGRKLLVVSNTAGATSWDKNLKLAAEVEENTGITVLSHSVKKPGCGQEIMEYFKKHPETGVTDPAHVAFVGDRLTTDMMLANMTGGWGFWVRDGVIPLEKKSIGHLTFDKHSHGLSR encoded by the exons ATGTTGAATCTAAATCTATCAGCCTCATTAAATATCACAAGGCTTATCTTTAAGCCGAGTCTGTGTCTACCTCATCACACAGTCTCAACTTTTAATGACTTGCCGATTCCTCTAGAAAAAGGCTTGCAAAAAGATGGTCGAAAAGTAgagatcaaggctgttgTTCTCGACAAAGACGATTGCTTTGCTTATCCTGATAGTATTGAGGTGTATGATTCTTACAAG ACTCACTTCGAAAAGTTAAGGTTGGCTTATCCTGGTCGCAAGTTACTTGTGGTGTCAAATACTGCTGGAGCAACGTCATGGGATAAGAATTTGAAGCTAGCTGCAGAGGTCGAAGAGAACACAGGAATCACTGTGCTCTCGCACTCGGTCAAGAAGCCAGGTTGTGGCCAAGAGATCATGGAATATTTCAAAAAGCACCCAGAGACAGGAGTGACGGATCCTGCACATGTTGCGTTCGTCGGTGATAGACTGACGACCGACATGATGCTTGCAAATATGACAGGAGGGTGGGGTTTTTGGGTGAGAGACGGAGTAATACCTCTGGAAAAGAAGAGTATC GGGCACCTGACCTTTGATAAGCATTCGCATGGCTTAAGCAGA